GCGCCGTCTCCAGGCTGATGGGCTTGCTGCCACCGAGGAAGTAGTCCGGGTTGATCAGCCCGGCGGCGACGAAGGCATCCGTGAGCGTGGGCTGGTCGCCGCCCAAGCCATAGCAGGCGGGTCCCGGATAGGAGCCCATGCTTTCGGGCCCCAGGGAAATTTCCGGCGCCTGTCCTTTCGCGCCGGCTTTCACCACGCTGCCTCCACCCAGAGCAATCGAGCGCAGGTAGGGCAAGGAGATCTCTACGGGAATGCCGAAGAAATCCGACGGCTTGCGCAGCAGAGGCGTGGCATTGCGCAGGATGCTGACCTTGGCGGTGGTGCCGCCGACGTCCAGGGCCACAACTTCGTTCAATTTGTAGACCCTGGCCAGATGCGCGCTGCCGTGGATGCCCAGAATGGGGCCCGATTCGATGGTGTCGATGGCCTTGGTCTTGGCGATGCCGGAGACGCCGCCGTTGATGTGGCTGACGAGGAACGTTCCGGGATAGCGATGGACCTCGCGCAGATCATCCTCGGCTTTGAAGAGCGTAGCCGCCAGCGCACCGTGCGTATAGGCATTGATGAGGGCGCAGTAGGTGCGGGTCATGGCGTCGGAACTCTTGGAAATATCGCTGCCGGCCAGAACCGGGACGGAGCCGAGAAAATGGTCCGGGTACTGCTGGTCAACGATGCGCTTGACGCGGATTTCCTGTTCGGGACGGAGATGGGCGTCCTGGATGCTGACGCAGATGCGGCGCGCGCCGCTTTCGAGCAGGGTGCGCACGGCGTTCATGATCTCCGTCTCGCTGCTGTCGCCATCTATTCCGGTGATGTCGCGCTCGGAAAGAATGCGGCCGAGGACGATGCTGCGCGGCTCCTTGCTGTACAAATCTTTTTCGTGGCCGCGCGAGATAAGCAGGCCGATGCGCGGCCCGCGCAATTCCGCGAGAACATTGGAGGTGATGGTCGTGGACCAGCGAATGAGGTCGACGCTTTCCAGGAACAGATCCACGTCAGTGTAGCCCAGTTGCGCGGCGCCCTGCGTCAGGCAGTCGAACAGGCAGATGGTCAGGTCGTGCGGGGTGGTGTCCACCTTGGAACAGACGACCTTCTGGCCGTCGCTAAAAATCCCGTCGGTTAACGTTCCGCCGATATCAATGTCTACGGTCAGCACTGGGCCCTCAGGACTGCGATGATTTGACTGCCGCCAGAAAGTCTTGCGACTGCATCGTCCAACCAAAAAAATTCTCGACGTTGAAAACCGTGGCCTCCTGAAGGGCCGGCGGCCCGGCCTGCATGGCTCCGTCGGCAATCAGTATCGGCCAGTAATCCAGGAAGTAGGCATGGCGCAGCGTGGATTCCACGCAGACGTTGGTGGCGATGCCGGTGATGAACAGATACTGGATGCCGCGCATGCGCAACTGGGAATCCAGCGTCGTCCCCTGGAATCCGCTGTAGCGGGTCTTCACCACCACGAGATCTTCCGGCTGCGGCTGCAGTTCATCCACAATGGCAAAGTCCCAGGTCCCTTCGGTCAGCAGCTTCCCTTTCAGCTCCGGCCTGCAGTTCATGAGATGCATGGCCAGTTCCTTGTGCCAATTGGGGGAAGCCGGCCCGCCGCTGTTGCTGAGATCGGGCTTGTAACCCATTTGCAGGTGCACCACGGGAAGACCCGCGCGGCGCGAGGCATCCAGCATACCGCAAATCGTGCGCACCACCTGCGCGGCTCCGGAAATATCCACCCCGGCGATATCCAGCATTCCACCCTTGGCGGCGAAGGCATTCTGCATGTCCACGACGACGACGGCCGTCTTCCGGAGATCTACCTCCAGCGGCTGCGGCTTGGCTTTCAGCATTGCCATGGATGGGCCTCGACTTTTCTCTTACTTCTCGTAGAGCTTCTTGATCAGCTGGCCTTTCATCTCAAACCGGGGCAGCGTCCCCGGGGACACAAGCTGCACGGCCGCGGAAACGGAGAGCACGGCCTTGATCTTTTCCTCGATTTTCTTCTGCAGCGCGGGCAGGTCCTGCGTGCCACTCCCATATTCCGCCGCCACCTTCAACGGCGGCTTCACGCCCGGCCCGGGTTCATCCAGCAGGATCTGCACTTCTCCCGTGGTCTGCGGATAGAAGCTGGAGACGACATCGCGCACCGCCGAGGGGAAGATATTGACGCCCAGAACGATGAGCATATCGTCGGTGCGGCCGATGCAGCGCATCTTAAATCCGGTTCGTCCGCACTTGCAGGAGGTAGCCAGAATGGAGACACGGTCCCGCGTGCGGAACCTCAGCAGGGGAACGCATTCGCGATCCAGGCTGGTGTAGACAAGCTCTCCGGAAACCCCGGTTTCGATGGGCAGCACTTCCCCGCTCTCAGGGTCGATGATCTCGATGTACACGTACTCGTACCCGTTGTAGTGCATGCCGGACTGCTCCCGGCATTCGGCGAAGATGATGGGGGCCATATCGGCGTTGCCCAGGCCTTCGGTCACGCGCGCGCCCCATTCTTCGGTCATCTTGGCACGAACCGAAGGGATGCCGGCGCCGGGCTCCGCGCCGCAGACCAGCTTGGCGATGGCCAGTTCCCGCGGATCCATCTTGGCCTCGCGGCGCACGTAATCGGCCAGGTAGATGGCATAGGACGGCGTGCAATGGATGGCGTTGGCGCGCAGCGCTTTCGCGTATAACACGACCTTTTCGGAGGCGCCGGTGCCCACGGGAACGAAGGCCGCGCCGATCATCTCCATGGCGTCCTTCGAGGGCAAGCCGCCGGCGAACATCGTCAGGCCCGCAGCGTGAATCACGATGTCAGAAGGCCGGATGCCCTGGGCGTAAAACGACCGCGCGGTGACATGCGTCCAGACCTGGGCGTCCCTGCGGGTGACGCCGACAAAGCTGGGGCGTCCCGTGGTGCCGGTGGAGGCGTGCAGGCGGATGACATCCGCCATGTCCGCGGCCATGTGGCTCCCCAGCGGCGGGCAGGCGGCCTGGCTTTCGCGCAACTCTTCCTTAGTGGTGAAAGGAAAGCGCGCCAGATCCCCGAGGGTGCGAAAGTCCTCGCGGCGAATCCGGGCGGCGGCGAATTTGTCGCGGTAAAAGGGCGACCGGGCATACAGATAGTCGAGTTGCTTGGCGAGTTTGATCTCCTGCAGGAGGCGCAAGGTTGCAGGGGTCATCGTTTCGATTTCCAGATCGAGATATTCGTCTGTTCTCATCGTGTGCACCGTGCCCTGCGCGCTTCCGTTCTGCATCCGAAGCGGGGCCTTCCGGCTAATCCCTTCCAGCCTCCAGAATCTTTTCCGCCAGGCCCTGCGGATTCGTGAACATCACTTCGTGGCTTCCGGCCATTTGCACGAGGCGGCAGAGGCCCAGGCGGCCGGACATCCGCGGATGCCATCCCCATTCGCCGGGGGGCAGGGCGATGTCTTCCGTGCAATTGAGGAAACTTCTGGGAATCTCCAGGGAGTAGAACTTCTTCAAGTCGAGTTTGTCCGCGAAAGGCTGAAAGGGCTCGGGAGAGAGCCTCGCGTAGGCCGCTTTCGCCAGCCCCAGATCGGCGTCATTGATGAAGGCCTCGCGCCAGACGGGAAACGGCGGCATCACCGTGTTGTCCCCGGATTGCTTTGCCAACCGGGAAAACAAAGCGACGTATTCCGGGGGGATTTCGTCCAGCAGGCTCAGGCCATCGCGGATGACGAAAGCGTTTTGATAGACCAGCCGACGGATGCTGCCGGGAATCGCTTCGGCGGCCTTGGAAATGAGCGTGCCGCCAAAGCTGTGGCCCACGAGGATAATATCGGAGAGAGAAATTCCGGTGATGAACTCTACCAGCGAGCGCACGCAATCCGCGTGGGAGACATTCTTGCGGGCGCCTTTGCCGTGACCCGCCACGGTAGGGGCGAATACCTTGTGGCCCTTGCTTTCCAGATGCCGAACGACCGCGTCCCAAGCCGATCCGTCATGCCAGGAGCCATGCACTAAGACGAAGACCGCCATACCAGCTTCCCCTGAGTATCGTGCGCTGCCAAATTACGCGAAGCTTGAATTCGCAGCCCAGGAGCAGCTATGGGCCCGCCTGCTTTGAATCCTGCAACAAACTTATCGGCAGAATCTGCGGCCGCCGCAGTCGCTCAGTTTCAAGTTACGTCCGGCAGGGCGGAACCGAGAATCCTGCCTCGGCGCCGCCCTGCGGACGAAGAACTAGAAGGAATACTTGAGCGAGATCTGGAGCTGCCGCGGGTTGAACATGGTCCTCGCCGAGCCGAAGCTCGGATTCGGGACCGGCGGCCCGAACAACGGGCATGAGCCAAAGAACGACCCCGGGTCCGACTGAATCTGCAGCGAGGTGGCGTCCTTATAGTTAACCGGCACCTGGCCGTTGCAGAAGTCGTAGGTGCCGTACACGGAGGTAACCTCGTTCACGTTGGGGCGGTTGAAGGCGTTGAAGGCATCCACGGCCAACTCAATCTTCTGCCGCTCGCCGAACTTGAAAGACCGCGAGACGCGCAGATCCACGGTCCGCAGAGGGTCGCCCCAATAGGCATTGCGGGCCGAGAGACCGGCGCGATCGGTGACCGGGTTAGTGTCGTTATTGGCGTCAAATCCCACGAACATGGTGAACGGACGAGCGCCCTGAACGGTGATGATGCCGCTGAACTCGAAATCACGCCAGGCGATGTTCGTTTCCTTGGTTTTGGGGGTCGCCGCCACGAAGTTGGCTACAAAGCGGTGCCGCACGTCCTGGTTGGAGTTGGCCCGTTCCAAATTTCTCCTGTAGAGATCCTCCGGGGTGCTGACGAACGTGGTGAACGTGCCGTCATCCAGAGTCTTGGAGAAAGTGTAATTGGCGTTGAGCCGGAAATACTGCCCCACCTTCTCGGTCGCGGAGAACGTCACGCCGTGATAGACGCTATTGCCGCTGTTGTCGGTGTAATAGAGCAGGCCGACCGGCATCAGAACGCTCTGGAAATAGCTCTTGCCGCCGGGGAAATCCGGAGGCGGCGCCGCGTAATTCTCAAATGCATTAGATCCGCATTCATACCAGCCGGTAGTGGCGGCAGGCGTCACGCCAGCAGTTGTGGATACTGGGCAGACATTCAGATTCTCCGCGCGAACCTGATGGTGCGCGGAGACGAAGAGATAGCCGACGTTGACCACCAGCCCCTTGCCGATTTCGCGGTCAATTTCCAGACTGCCCTGCTCGGAGTAAGGCATCTTGCTCTTGGTTTCAACGGTTCCGTCACCTACTGTGGAGAACTCCGGTTTCGTGACGTCGGTGACAAGCTGGACGGGCAGATAGGTGCCATTTACGAGCAAATCCTTCGCTGTTGCCGCGGGATCCCAGCCCACGCCGGGGACGAAGGCCATCTGGTTCAGGGCGTACGTAGCGTTGTAACCGCCTTGACGGATGCCAGGCAGCGCATAGTCGGCGCCTGTGCAGTTCGGAGTGCTCACCACACAGACGAAAGTTGTGGGGCGCTGGGGCCGGGTCACAAAGAAAAATGACTTGTTGTAACGGTCGAAGAAGAGACCGAAGCCGGCACGAATGACGGTGTGCCTGTCGGGAGAATAGGCGAGGCCGACTCTGGGCTGAAAGGCCTTGTAATAGTGATTGACTACATCACTGATTCCAGGCTCAAAATCCCAGCGCATCCCGTAATTCAGAGTGAACTTGGGAGTGACGCGCCACTGGTCCTGCGCGAAAAGCCCCAAATAGCCGTGGGTCATATCCGAAAAATAGTTCGGAGTTTCATTGGGCAGATAGGCGTTGTCCCAGTTCAGCGGCAATGGAAATGGCGGAGCAGTGGCCGCGGTGCCATCCACGACAGAGTTGTCAGCCGTTCCGAGCGGAGAGGGCCAGAAAGCGACCGGTACGCCATTCATGGCTGGTGGGAGAGGACAGGTATCGCCGGGGTTTGGCGAAAGCGCCAAGCTGCCACCGGAAACGTAGTTGGCGAAGATCACCAGACAGTTGATGCTGGGCAGAACGATGCGCATGGGGGAAAAACCGGGCCAGATGATGTGATCGTTGACATGGTTATAGTCCACGCCGAATTTGGCCAGGTGCGAGCCCTTTACCCAGGAGACGGAGTCCGCAATCTGAAAGCGGCTCTCGTAGGTGGCATCGAAAACGCCGAAGTTGTGGCCCATGAGGAGAGAGTTTGGCAAGTCCAGATTGGGCTGGCCGGTGACTCCGGGGAAGGTGGAGTGGCGCCGCGCATACTGCACAAGAGCGCTGTTCATCAGGGTGGGGCTGAACTGGGAGGTGACGATGCCCACCAGGGACTGATCGCGTAAGAAGTTATTATGGGCGCTGCTGGGCGCACCGATGCCGCCGCCGTCCAGGGTATCACCCATCAACACGTTCAAGCTGCGGCCATCCTCGATGCTGTAGCGGAGGGCCAGGCGATGATCCTTGTTGATTTCATGGTCGAGTTTGATGAACCCTTTATCGGTATCCTGGGTCTTCAGGTTGCCGGTGTGCTCGTCGAATTGGCCCGGCGCGCCCCCAAATAGTTCCGCCTTGGCAGCATTGATCAATGCCAAGTTGGCCATCAATACCGGAGACTGAACCGGAGCTTCCGCGCGGCGCTGCCCTTCGTAGTTCATGAAGAAGAAGGTCTTGTCCTTCCGGAGGGGCCCGCCGAGGGTGCCGCCAAACTGGTTCTGCCGCAGGGTGTTCGGCAGTGGAGAGGGCTGCAACATGGCGCGCGCGTTTACGGCGTCATTTTCCAGGTAGTCGTAGAGCGAGCCGTGCAGGTCGTTGGTGCCGGATTTGGTGATGATGTTGACGATGCCGCCCATGGCCCGGCCCTGTTCCGCACCGAAGCCGTTATTGACCACGCGGAATTCGCTGACCGCTTCCTGGGAGGGCGTGGCGCGCTGCGAGCCGGTGGCGCTATTGATGG
This sequence is a window from Terriglobia bacterium. Protein-coding genes within it:
- a CDS encoding hydantoinase/oxoprolinase family protein, which produces MLTVDIDIGGTLTDGIFSDGQKVVCSKVDTTPHDLTICLFDCLTQGAAQLGYTDVDLFLESVDLIRWSTTITSNVLAELRGPRIGLLISRGHEKDLYSKEPRSIVLGRILSERDITGIDGDSSETEIMNAVRTLLESGARRICVSIQDAHLRPEQEIRVKRIVDQQYPDHFLGSVPVLAGSDISKSSDAMTRTYCALINAYTHGALAATLFKAEDDLREVHRYPGTFLVSHINGGVSGIAKTKAIDTIESGPILGIHGSAHLARVYKLNEVVALDVGGTTAKVSILRNATPLLRKPSDFFGIPVEISLPYLRSIALGGGSVVKAGAKGQAPEISLGPESMGSYPGPACYGLGGDQPTLTDAFVAAGLINPDYFLGGSKPISLETARQTIQQRVAEPLQKSVEEASRAIIERSFALVAGTIAHASAELKQDLSRHTLFAYGGNGGLIACGVAEQAGLKDVFFFNLGPVLSAFGSSVSDISHVYERSLHLMSLGDGELQRLSGALLDSKAEGTRDLLGEGIKPEGIEYMIELEVSRDGRPSVAVPCPADAFQSTKQLKAFLEKTLGGGTEAFVVDLLRVQIKKAMPKPSLAERPLQGADSSHAGKGRRQVAWGSARGEAQLYRWEDLQPGNRVEGCAVLEGANSTYFVPEGWTLLMDHYGNAKLTRR
- a CDS encoding isochorismatase family protein, translating into MLKAKPQPLEVDLRKTAVVVVDMQNAFAAKGGMLDIAGVDISGAAQVVRTICGMLDASRRAGLPVVHLQMGYKPDLSNSGGPASPNWHKELAMHLMNCRPELKGKLLTEGTWDFAIVDELQPQPEDLVVVKTRYSGFQGTTLDSQLRMRGIQYLFITGIATNVCVESTLRHAYFLDYWPILIADGAMQAGPPALQEATVFNVENFFGWTMQSQDFLAAVKSSQS
- a CDS encoding phenylacetate--CoA ligase family protein translates to MTPATLRLLQEIKLAKQLDYLYARSPFYRDKFAAARIRREDFRTLGDLARFPFTTKEELRESQAACPPLGSHMAADMADVIRLHASTGTTGRPSFVGVTRRDAQVWTHVTARSFYAQGIRPSDIVIHAAGLTMFAGGLPSKDAMEMIGAAFVPVGTGASEKVVLYAKALRANAIHCTPSYAIYLADYVRREAKMDPRELAIAKLVCGAEPGAGIPSVRAKMTEEWGARVTEGLGNADMAPIIFAECREQSGMHYNGYEYVYIEIIDPESGEVLPIETGVSGELVYTSLDRECVPLLRFRTRDRVSILATSCKCGRTGFKMRCIGRTDDMLIVLGVNIFPSAVRDVVSSFYPQTTGEVQILLDEPGPGVKPPLKVAAEYGSGTQDLPALQKKIEEKIKAVLSVSAAVQLVSPGTLPRFEMKGQLIKKLYEK
- a CDS encoding alpha/beta fold hydrolase gives rise to the protein MAVFVLVHGSWHDGSAWDAVVRHLESKGHKVFAPTVAGHGKGARKNVSHADCVRSLVEFITGISLSDIILVGHSFGGTLISKAAEAIPGSIRRLVYQNAFVIRDGLSLLDEIPPEYVALFSRLAKQSGDNTVMPPFPVWREAFINDADLGLAKAAYARLSPEPFQPFADKLDLKKFYSLEIPRSFLNCTEDIALPPGEWGWHPRMSGRLGLCRLVQMAGSHEVMFTNPQGLAEKILEAGRD
- a CDS encoding TonB-dependent receptor yields the protein MRVRGSLLVVLAVLILFAGVHAASAQVSGSAQLNGIVRDESGGSVAKASITLREVDTNRTYTTVSIDNGTYLVPNVAPGRYEMTVDATGFSKSTHTGIVLSVGQVATIDIDLKVATVGQKVEVTTEIPPVEPSRTEVSQVIDSKQIGSLPISGRLFTDFALLTPGVTTGRTSLQSTITEAEVTRISFGGMRDLSNMVTVDGADTINSATGSQRATPSQEAVSEFRVVNNGFGAEQGRAMGGIVNIITKSGTNDLHGSLYDYLENDAVNARAMLQPSPLPNTLRQNQFGGTLGGPLRKDKTFFFMNYEGQRRAEAPVQSPVLMANLALINAAKAELFGGAPGQFDEHTGNLKTQDTDKGFIKLDHEINKDHRLALRYSIEDGRSLNVLMGDTLDGGGIGAPSSAHNNFLRDQSLVGIVTSQFSPTLMNSALVQYARRHSTFPGVTGQPNLDLPNSLLMGHNFGVFDATYESRFQIADSVSWVKGSHLAKFGVDYNHVNDHIIWPGFSPMRIVLPSINCLVIFANYVSGGSLALSPNPGDTCPLPPAMNGVPVAFWPSPLGTADNSVVDGTAATAPPFPLPLNWDNAYLPNETPNYFSDMTHGYLGLFAQDQWRVTPKFTLNYGMRWDFEPGISDVVNHYYKAFQPRVGLAYSPDRHTVIRAGFGLFFDRYNKSFFFVTRPQRPTTFVCVVSTPNCTGADYALPGIRQGGYNATYALNQMAFVPGVGWDPAATAKDLLVNGTYLPVQLVTDVTKPEFSTVGDGTVETKSKMPYSEQGSLEIDREIGKGLVVNVGYLFVSAHHQVRAENLNVCPVSTTAGVTPAATTGWYECGSNAFENYAAPPPDFPGGKSYFQSVLMPVGLLYYTDNSGNSVYHGVTFSATEKVGQYFRLNANYTFSKTLDDGTFTTFVSTPEDLYRRNLERANSNQDVRHRFVANFVAATPKTKETNIAWRDFEFSGIITVQGARPFTMFVGFDANNDTNPVTDRAGLSARNAYWGDPLRTVDLRVSRSFKFGERQKIELAVDAFNAFNRPNVNEVTSVYGTYDFCNGQVPVNYKDATSLQIQSDPGSFFGSCPLFGPPVPNPSFGSARTMFNPRQLQISLKYSF